GCGCGTATATCCTGAAAGATGGCGGCGGCGCGCGCGGTTATACCCCGTTCGGTACCGAGAAAGCCAAGGACGCGCAGGTCCACGATCTGAAAGAATTCTGGCATGTCGGGCGCGATTTGCCCGAGGGGCACGAGTTGTCCGAATTTATGGCACCCAATATCTGGCCCAGCGAAGTCGATGGTTTCCGCGAGACATTCGAAGCGCTTTATGCTGCATTCGAAGAAGCGGGTGGTCGCGTGCTGCGGGCTATCGCTTTGGGCCTGGGGCTTGAAGAGGACTTCTTCGACGCAACGGTCAAAGATGGCAATTCGGTGATGCGGCTGCTGCGTTATCCGCCGCTGGAAGGCGAAGAGGCGGAAGGCGCAATTCGTGCCGCCGCGCATGGCGATATCAACACTATCACGCTGCTGCTGGGGGCTGAGGAGGCTGGGCTGGAACTGCTTAAGGCCGATGGCGAATGGCTCGCAATCGATCCGCCCGAAGGCGCTCTGGTTGTGAATATCGGCGATATGCTCGACCGCCTGACCAATGGCCGGCTGGTGTCGACCACGCACCGGGTGGTTAACCCGAAAGGCGATGCTGCCTATCGCGCGCGCTATTCAATGCCGTTCTTTCTGCATTTCCGGCCCGATTATGTGATCGAAACGCTGCCATCCTGCGCGGACGAAAACTCGCCCGAGCCGATTTCGAGTCACGACTTCCTGCTCCAGCGACTCCGCGAGATTAATCTCGCCTGATTCGGTCTGATATCGCCACTGGTTACAATCGGAATCCGATTAGTTGAATCGTGTTGCAATGCAGCAACATTACAAAAGCATGATAAAACAGTTGCTTAGAAGAAGTATGGTTGGCTGTGCATAAGAATCTGTGCACCCGTCATGATCCGGTCATAAAAACCCTTTTGCGCGTAATGTATCGCTCCTAACGGGCGCACACCGAATTAATTACTGCCGCTTTCCGTCACGTTCAGATCGTCAAATAGGGACTGTCTCTCATGAAACTCAAATATCTCTTGGCTGCCAGTGTTGTCAGCCTTTCCGCAACGGCCATGGTGGCTGCTCCGGCTTCGGCTCAAGAAGTCACGTCGTCGGTTCAAGGTGTCGTTACTGACGAGGCCGGGGATCCAGTGGGCAACGCAGTTGTTGTTCTCACCGATACTCGCAACGGTCGTACGAGCACTGTTTCGACATCGCAGAACGGCAATTTCAGCTTCCGTAATTTGGAAGTGGGCGGACCATTCACGATTTCTGCCAATGCTGCTGGCTACCAGGGTGAGCGGGCTGACGGTATTTTTGTATCGCTTTCGGATTCGACATCGCTTCGGTTCGCGCTTGGCGCTGATGTTGGCGATGATGATGAAATCGTGGTTACGGCCTCGGCCATCTCGAGCGCCCCGCGAGCACTTGGCCCCGGCACATCTTTCGGTATCGAAGTATTGGAAGACCAGCCATCGCTTAGCCGTGATATTCGCGACGTCATTCAAACCGATCCTCGCGTTCTCCTCGACTCCACATTCCCTGACTCGACAAGCAACCGCGGTACAGTTTCTTGTCTCGGCGCATCGACGCGCGTGAACTCGCTGACCGTTGACGGCGTCCGCCAAGATGATGGTTTCGGCCTTAACGACAGCGGTTTCCCGAGTGAGTCACAGCCATTCCCATTCGAAGCGCTTTCGGCTGTCTCGGTTGAGTTCGCTCCTTACGATGTTCAGTACGGCCTATTCTCAGGGTGTAACGTGAACGTTGTTACCAAGTCTGGTACTAACGAGTTTCACGGTGGCGGCTTCTTCTACTACAACAGCGACAGCCTGGTTGGTGATACAGTAGACGGTCGAACGATTAGTCTGGGTGAATTCGAGACGAAAAAGTATGGTGCTTATCTTGGCGGTCCAATCGTCAAAGATAAACTTTTCTTCCACATTACTTACGACCGTGAAGATGGCACTTCCGGCCTGGATGATGGTCCAGCTGGCTCTGGTGTGGCAAACGAAACCGCAGCGATTACCCAGCAGGACATTGCCGACGTTCAGAATATCCTGAATACTGCATACGGTTTCGATCCGGGCGGTATTCTCAATTCGATTCCGCGCAGCACAGAGCGTGTTTTAGTTCGTCTCGATGCGAATATTAGCGACAGACACCGTGCTGCTTTCAACTACCAGCGCACTCGCGAAGATTTTGTCACACCACAGAACACAGATGCTCGTGATGATGAGCTTGGTCTGTCGTCGAACTATTATCAGTCGGGTAACTCGATCGACAGCTACTCACTGCGTTTGTTCTCTGACTGGTCAGATAATTTCTCGACTGAAGTTCGTGTTTCCCGAATTGAAAACAGGGATGTTCAGGACAGCTTGAACGGTGTCGACTTCCAAGAATTCGAAGTCACAACGCCAGGCGGCGGAACGCTGTTCCTCGGCCCTGATGAATTCCGTCAAGGCAATGATCTGCGTACCACCACCGACCAGGTTAAGATTGCTGGTTTCCTGACTGCTGGCGACCACAACTTCACGATCGGCGCAGAGTATGATCGCTACGACGTGTTCAACCTGTTTGTACAGAGTGCAAACGGGGTTGCAGTGTTTGACAACTTTGCTGACCTGCAAGCGCAGACCCCGTCTGCATTCCGGTTCCGTGGTGCTGTGTCGGGCGATGTGAACGATGCTGCGGCTTCGTTCCAACGGGATATTTACAGCTTCTATATTCAGGATGAATGGCTTGCCACTGACGCCCTGACGCTGCAGCTCGGCCTGCGTTACGACATGTATAATGGAAGCAACAAGCCGCTGGGCAACCCGACCTTCCAGCAGCGCTATGGTTTTACCAACCAGAACGCGTTTGATCAGCTTGACATTTTGCAGCCGCGCTTTGGTTTCAGTTATGATGCCGGCGAAACATTTGCCGGTACGACCACGCTTCGTGGCGGCGTTGGCATCTTCTCTGGCGGTGATCCAACCGTTCTGTTCTCGAACAGCTACACTAACAATGGTATTACCTTGGACGATGTGGATGAGGGTGATCTCACTGCAGCCGGGATCCCGCTCACCACCGATGGTTTCAATGTTCCAGCCGGTGCGAACGGTTTGCTCGTGGCGGGCGACGGTGAAGTCAACGCTGTAGACCCCAATTTTAACGTCCCGCATTTCCTGCGCGCGAACTTAGGCGTCGACCATCAGTTTAACTCGGGATGGCGCCTCGGATTGGATTACATCTATTCGAAGTCTTACGACCCCCTGTTTGTGCAGGATTTGACGCTTGCTCAGATTGGCACGGCCCCTGATGGTCGTCCGCTATATCGTCAGGTGGATTTCAACGATCCAGCATGTCAGACAACTCCCGAGACCTGTACAGCGCGTCGTACCAGTGACTATCTGCTGACAAACGGCGAAGGTGGTCAGGGCCATATCCTTAGTGCTTCGCTTAGTAATAATTGGAGCCAAGAAGCAGGTCCATTGGGCATTGGTGGTTCTGTAACTCTTGGTTACAGCTACCAAGACGTAACCGAGATCCAACCGCTTACATCGAGCCGTGCGGTGTCGAACTTCGGCAACTTCTCGAAGGTTGATATCAATAACCCAACGGTTGGGCGGTCCAACGCGTCACGTGCACACAATGCGATCTTCCGTCTCAATCTGGAAAAGGACCTCATCGGAGAGAACACTACATCGTTCACCTTCTTCCTGAAGTATCGTACCGGTCAGCCGTTCAGCTACAACTACGAGACTACCCCATTCGGTGGTCCCGGTGGCAATGGATTTAACCCGTTTGGCGATTCACGCGCATTTGAAGACCGTGTGTTGCTCTATGTACCGACAGAAAACGACCCTACGGTCGTGTACAATGCTGGGTTCAATTTGGCAGCGTTTAACACGTTCCTCACCGAAAGCGGTCTTGACCAATTCCGCGGTGAAATTGTTGAGCGTAACGCGTTCGAGAGCGATGACTACTGGGATCTGGATCTTCGTGTTTCACAGGAGCTGCCTGGTTTCTTTGGAACCGACCGTTTCAAACTGATCTTCGACCTTGAGAACGCGTTGAACCTGATCGACAGCACTTGGAATACGCTGAGCCAAAATGGCTTTGAGTACAATGTTCCGGTCGTTCAAACGCAGATTAATGCTGCAGGACAATATGAATATGTCAACTTCCTCGCTCCGCGAGATCAGCGTTTCTCGAGTGCGCCATCGGTTTGGCAAATTCAAGTCGGTGTAACTTACGAATTCTAAGTCGTAGGTCACTACCGAAACAGAAGCGGCGGCTCCCGAATGGGGGCCGCCGTTTTGGTTTGTGCGGGTCAAGCTGCGTCTAGCAAATCCTGGGCTAACTGCGCGCGCTCCTCCTGAGGCAGAGTGGATTTTAGCCCTCGCTCCAAAGCGCCGGCTTTCCTGCCCAGCTCATCCTCGCCAAACATGCCTGCGGTTCCGGCCAGCTTATGCACGGTTCGCGCAAGCGCCTCCGCCGTTTCCCCTTCAAGGGCTCCTTCGCGCAACGCCTTGGACACTGCGTCCACTGCTTCTGACCGGCGCTGCTGCCAGCGGCTCTCAAGCGTGGAGGACCCGGCTTGGGTGGGTGCTTCGATTGTTACCGCCGGCTGGTTTTCCGGCACGCGCTCTATTGTTGGAAGCCACTCTTGCAAAGTCTCGACCAGCTCTGAAAATTGCAGCGGTTTGGACAGGTGCCCCTGCATACCTGCATTCCGTGCTGCGCGTACATCATCCTCAAACGCATTGGCAGTGAGCGCGATGATTGGCAGCTCTTCGGCGTCAATGCCCAGACAGCGCAGCGTGCCGGTGGCAGTATAGCCGTCGCATTCAGGCATTTGAACGTCCATAAGCACCAGATCGAAAGGCGTGCCGCCTGCCTTGGCGGCCATCACCGCTGCGACCGCTTGCTGGCCGTCTTCGGCGATTTCGACTGCCTGACCGCAGCGTTCCAGCATGGTGGTGACGAGTATCCGGTTGATATCGTGATCCTCGGCCAGCAAAATCCGCGCCCCCGCAATCAGGTTTGTTGGATCGGCCGCTTTCGCCATCGGGGTAATGCTGGTCGCGGCATCGTCAGGCACGATCAGCGGGATGCTCAGGGTAAAGCACGAGCCTGTACCCGGTTTGCTTTGTGCGGTGAGCGTACCACCAAGCAATTCGGCCAAACGCCTGCTGATCGATAAACCCAGACCAGTGCCGCCAAATTTGCGCGACGTCGCATTGTCGGCCTGTTCGAATGGATTGAAGATCGCTTCCAGACGATCCTTTTCTATTCCGACTCCGCTGTCAGCGACTTTGATCACGACCATATCTTCTCGTACTCTTGCGCTGAGTTTGATCGTACCTTCCCGTGTGAATTTCACTGCGTTCCCGAGAAGGTTGAGAATGATCTGGCGCAGGCGGAGAGTATCGCTGACCAGTGCCGGCGGCACGTCTGGATCAGTCTCTTCGATCATTGCCAAACGCTTTTGCTCTGCATTGGCCGAGTGTAGTGTGAGGCAATTACTCATCAGGGCGCGCAAGTCGACCGGTTCTTCGGTGACTGCTACTTGACCTGCCTCGATCTTGGAAATGTCGAGAATATCGTTGAGCAACCGCATCATGCTGTTGCCCGATTCTTGGATCAGTTCTGCGTGACGCCGTTGTTCATCGGGCAAATCCGATTGCAGCAGCAGTTCCACAAAACCCAGCACACCATTCATTGGCGTGCGGATTTCATGGCTCATATTGGCAAGGAATTGGGACTTTGCGACAGCCGCGTTCTCCGCATGACGCCTCGCGCGAACCAGTTTCTTCTCCAGCCTTACACGTTCGCTGACATCGCGGCAGGATACGATGATGGTTTCCGGATTGTCTGACTGGTTGTTCCTTACAAGAACGCAATCGGCCTCAATGAAAACGGGTCGCCCCTTGTCGTCATCAATCACACGGCGATAGGTAAGGCGTTCCTTGTCGGATAATCCCGACACCAGCCGTGTTTGAACAGCTGCGATTTCCTCTCGCGCTTCTGGGTGGACATCAGCGGCGGCCCCCTTGCCTAAAAACATCTCAGGCGATTGCCCCAACACATCGCGGACAGATGCCGATGCGTAAGTGCATACGCCGCGCAGATCATACCGCATGACTGCGTCGGACATATTGTCGGCCAGAATGGCGAGCTGTTCTTCCTGCAATTGCAGTTTTTGGTAGGTCTTTTTCTCCTGAGCAACAGCGGCGGCGACGGGTAGGCCAATGGCGAAACCCGTTGCAAGAAACGCCTCCAGCACGAGCAATTGCGCGTCGAGCGAACCGGTATGCAGTGTAACAGGGCCGCTGCCCATCGCGGTGAACCAAGTCGCTGTGACAGCGATCTGTACAAAGGCAAGCGCAGTGCCAAGACTGCCTAGGCGAAAGGCCTGAATGACCAGCACAGGCGCGATCAGGAATAGCAGCGGATACTGGCTTTGCCAGAATACCCCAACCGTAACTAGAAATCCGCCAGCGGTCAGTCCTACCCATTCGAGCCGGTTGCGCGGAACAGGTGTTAGATCTCCACGAAAATAGTCGATCAGAATCAGCGTGGTCGGGGCCACGATCATCATGCCCATCGCATCGGCCAGATACCAATCCAGCATCGGCCGAAGCGTGTCGACACCCATCGATAGTAATGTGATCGAGGCGATTGCCGAAGACAGCAGTGGTGCGATCCCGGCGGCAATCGCGACGAACCGCATCAGATCGCGCATATTCTCCATATCCAGCCGCCGGCCACCGGTTTTGCGCAGCATCCAGAGTATCACATAGATTTCTGCGCAATTCGCCAGCGAGAAGCCGAAAGCGGAAATACTGGTCCCTCCAGCAAGATAATTGCCTAGCAGGCTGCCCGCAAACAAGGCGCCGATAAAGACAGGCTCGTATGGCGGGCGCAGGCGCAGCAATGTGGCCACAGCCAAGGCATTAGGCAGCCAGACTGCTGCAAACCGGCCATCACCTTTCGTCAGCGTGACGCCGCCATAGGCCAGCGCTGCATAGGTCAGCACGGTCAGCGCCAGCGCCGAGATTAACCATGGCGGCGATAGCCGCCCGACGCTGTGAACAGGCTGCGCTTCCGCCAATTCTGCCTCATTTGCCGTGAACATTGGTTTCCCCCTTTGCGAGGCCTATAGTCGCCAGAGCATCAAACCATGCGTAACCGGCGCATAGGGGTTTCTACGAGCGGGATTGGGAATGGCGGAAAGCGGGAAATATTCGACAATCCGGCGCAAGCCGAAGGTCAGCACAATTATCATCATCGTGTTGCTCCATATCATCGCGATCTATGGGCTCGCGCGGGCGTTCGCGCCTGGTGCGGTGCAAACTGTCGAGCGCGAGATCATTTCCGCATTTACGGTAACCGTGACAGCGCCTGAGGAGGATATTCCGCCGGAAAATGAGCAAGCTCCTGATGAAGGGGTCGCTGGAGATCCTGGCAAGAAAGCGACGCCTAAGCCTGATAGCCAGCCTGAAACGCCGATCAAGCAGGACAAACCAACTCCCAAAGCTTCATCTACGGGGGCGGCAAACACGTCAGGAGCGAAAGAGAGTGGCGAGGGGACCGGAGCAGCCGGACAGGGCACCGGTACGGGTAGCGGTCGCGCTGGTAGCGGGCAGGGCGGTGTGGCGGTGAGCAAACCGATCCACATCTCTGGCGCGATTGACAGTGCGCGCGATTATCCTGTGCCGGACGGTGGGCGGCAAGTCCGCAATGGCACGCGCGTGGTCGTGAAAGTGACGGTCGGTACCGATGGCCGGGCGCGCAATTGCAGTATCTTCCGCCGCAGCCCTGATGCAGAGGCGGATCGTATTACCTGCCGCCTTGTAGAGGAACGCTTGCGTTTCAAACCCGCTATGGATGCCAATGGAACGCCGGTTGCGGCACCGTTTTATTGGCAACAGAAGTGGTTTATCGCGGAGTAACGGTAACGTGATGGCAAGGCGTTGCAGCTAAGGAAGGGCGAGACAGTTTAGAAAGGCGGTAAAGCAGTGATCCATCCGGTTATCCTATGCGGTGGCAGCGGCACGCGCTTGTGGCCGCTAAGCCGGGCGGACAAGCCAAAGCCGTTTCTGCCTCTGATTGGCACGCGGAGCCTGTTCGAACAGACGCTCGACCGCTGTTCGAAGGATGTGCTTTTTGCTGCTCCGGCCGTAGTTACCGGAAAGAAGCATCTTGCTCATGTAGAGAAGCAACTTGGCCGCGCAGATGGTGCTTCGATCATTGTTGAGCCCATAGGCAAGAACACTGCGCCTGCGATTGCGCTGGCTGCAATGCGCTTGCCCGAAGATGCCGTGATGCTCGTTTGTCCGAGCGATCATTACATCGAAGACGCCGGTGCGTTTCAGAGTGCAGCCGAGACGGCATCTGCCTTGGCTGATCAAGGCTTTTTGGTCTCTTTCGGGATTGAGGCTACCA
This genomic window from Pontixanthobacter aestiaquae contains:
- a CDS encoding TonB-dependent receptor — protein: MKLKYLLAASVVSLSATAMVAAPASAQEVTSSVQGVVTDEAGDPVGNAVVVLTDTRNGRTSTVSTSQNGNFSFRNLEVGGPFTISANAAGYQGERADGIFVSLSDSTSLRFALGADVGDDDEIVVTASAISSAPRALGPGTSFGIEVLEDQPSLSRDIRDVIQTDPRVLLDSTFPDSTSNRGTVSCLGASTRVNSLTVDGVRQDDGFGLNDSGFPSESQPFPFEALSAVSVEFAPYDVQYGLFSGCNVNVVTKSGTNEFHGGGFFYYNSDSLVGDTVDGRTISLGEFETKKYGAYLGGPIVKDKLFFHITYDREDGTSGLDDGPAGSGVANETAAITQQDIADVQNILNTAYGFDPGGILNSIPRSTERVLVRLDANISDRHRAAFNYQRTREDFVTPQNTDARDDELGLSSNYYQSGNSIDSYSLRLFSDWSDNFSTEVRVSRIENRDVQDSLNGVDFQEFEVTTPGGGTLFLGPDEFRQGNDLRTTTDQVKIAGFLTAGDHNFTIGAEYDRYDVFNLFVQSANGVAVFDNFADLQAQTPSAFRFRGAVSGDVNDAAASFQRDIYSFYIQDEWLATDALTLQLGLRYDMYNGSNKPLGNPTFQQRYGFTNQNAFDQLDILQPRFGFSYDAGETFAGTTTLRGGVGIFSGGDPTVLFSNSYTNNGITLDDVDEGDLTAAGIPLTTDGFNVPAGANGLLVAGDGEVNAVDPNFNVPHFLRANLGVDHQFNSGWRLGLDYIYSKSYDPLFVQDLTLAQIGTAPDGRPLYRQVDFNDPACQTTPETCTARRTSDYLLTNGEGGQGHILSASLSNNWSQEAGPLGIGGSVTLGYSYQDVTEIQPLTSSRAVSNFGNFSKVDINNPTVGRSNASRAHNAIFRLNLEKDLIGENTTSFTFFLKYRTGQPFSYNYETTPFGGPGGNGFNPFGDSRAFEDRVLLYVPTENDPTVVYNAGFNLAAFNTFLTESGLDQFRGEIVERNAFESDDYWDLDLRVSQELPGFFGTDRFKLIFDLENALNLIDSTWNTLSQNGFEYNVPVVQTQINAAGQYEYVNFLAPRDQRFSSAPSVWQIQVGVTYEF
- a CDS encoding MASE1 domain-containing protein, whose amino-acid sequence is MFTANEAELAEAQPVHSVGRLSPPWLISALALTVLTYAALAYGGVTLTKGDGRFAAVWLPNALAVATLLRLRPPYEPVFIGALFAGSLLGNYLAGGTSISAFGFSLANCAEIYVILWMLRKTGGRRLDMENMRDLMRFVAIAAGIAPLLSSAIASITLLSMGVDTLRPMLDWYLADAMGMMIVAPTTLILIDYFRGDLTPVPRNRLEWVGLTAGGFLVTVGVFWQSQYPLLFLIAPVLVIQAFRLGSLGTALAFVQIAVTATWFTAMGSGPVTLHTGSLDAQLLVLEAFLATGFAIGLPVAAAVAQEKKTYQKLQLQEEQLAILADNMSDAVMRYDLRGVCTYASASVRDVLGQSPEMFLGKGAAADVHPEAREEIAAVQTRLVSGLSDKERLTYRRVIDDDKGRPVFIEADCVLVRNNQSDNPETIIVSCRDVSERVRLEKKLVRARRHAENAAVAKSQFLANMSHEIRTPMNGVLGFVELLLQSDLPDEQRRHAELIQESGNSMMRLLNDILDISKIEAGQVAVTEEPVDLRALMSNCLTLHSANAEQKRLAMIEETDPDVPPALVSDTLRLRQIILNLLGNAVKFTREGTIKLSARVREDMVVIKVADSGVGIEKDRLEAIFNPFEQADNATSRKFGGTGLGLSISRRLAELLGGTLTAQSKPGTGSCFTLSIPLIVPDDAATSITPMAKAADPTNLIAGARILLAEDHDINRILVTTMLERCGQAVEIAEDGQQAVAAVMAAKAGGTPFDLVLMDVQMPECDGYTATGTLRCLGIDAEELPIIALTANAFEDDVRAARNAGMQGHLSKPLQFSELVETLQEWLPTIERVPENQPAVTIEAPTQAGSSTLESRWQQRRSEAVDAVSKALREGALEGETAEALARTVHKLAGTAGMFGEDELGRKAGALERGLKSTLPQEERAQLAQDLLDAA
- a CDS encoding isopenicillin N synthase family dioxygenase; the protein is MTDIASVSIARPLSEVAEELRSSFAEYGFAVIRDHGIPADLIARAEEMSKAFFALPEEVKRAYILKDGGGARGYTPFGTEKAKDAQVHDLKEFWHVGRDLPEGHELSEFMAPNIWPSEVDGFRETFEALYAAFEEAGGRVLRAIALGLGLEEDFFDATVKDGNSVMRLLRYPPLEGEEAEGAIRAAAHGDINTITLLLGAEEAGLELLKADGEWLAIDPPEGALVVNIGDMLDRLTNGRLVSTTHRVVNPKGDAAYRARYSMPFFLHFRPDYVIETLPSCADENSPEPISSHDFLLQRLREINLA
- a CDS encoding energy transducer TonB, whose amino-acid sequence is MAESGKYSTIRRKPKVSTIIIIVLLHIIAIYGLARAFAPGAVQTVEREIISAFTVTVTAPEEDIPPENEQAPDEGVAGDPGKKATPKPDSQPETPIKQDKPTPKASSTGAANTSGAKESGEGTGAAGQGTGTGSGRAGSGQGGVAVSKPIHISGAIDSARDYPVPDGGRQVRNGTRVVVKVTVGTDGRARNCSIFRRSPDAEADRITCRLVEERLRFKPAMDANGTPVAAPFYWQQKWFIAE